ggactatatcatttattctccctcctagaggaatacctggtggtaagccgaacttaatcacaagttccatcttaattacttttgtgctatttccattggattttatcatgtgtattttgcttagttcatttatatttaattagtgcattgtgtatttctcactggcgtaagtagaaaacataaacatgtcctatgtatttattcatgtattgcattaatctattaatgctacgttgctcaattgatcgttgatgcaaccatgtatatatttgtacatcttagtctatttcctttacctcggttggccgccttgataattttactatcgcactaatactgcgcttagaaaggagatatgagttatctcccctgtaatgaattatctcccctttactcattttactctaatgagagttgcgccgcttgaagggacattcaagcacgctccattgttctcgacccacggtcatatgtaaacaatcatctgggtcgctgaccaccgcccaattcaaccccccccctttctttctctatccacctgtgttggttatttgagattattatttccccttctatgtacatttttatattattatttccccttttatgtacatttctatattgctactatctgccatctattttcccaaatcccatttgtcatcatctcctcattgtgctctaaagcaatttcaccaatctgacgaatgcacctcagtcgagggcatcgataagatgcatgagagacatgtcctaacttgtctttatttatccgcagcctccctcaggtgtctgcctatttatcggatcacttacctgcctatttgcctactggcctatctatgtgcttagtgctaatcagcgccgcacttgcctagttgctatcaagaatcacctattgcctatttaggtgcttagtgctattcagcactgtatttgctatcaagaatcacctatcgcctatttgcctactggcctatctatgtgcttagtgctattcagcactgcactttcccATTGAGCATCATCTACCGCCTacggagatctactcaactctactacttggcgctatcggcattgcccgcctattcgacagcccacctgtcaagctattaggcgcgacgtccctatagagtcagatctgtgcgagacgtcatagctacgccaaccctctgcaactcactggacatatcctgtcaaccacgctgcccacggcagatcagctctgcccgcagtaaccttgtgcccacggtatccggccacccgccatactgtgcccactacagatactagaacttgggactgagactccacaagaactatatcgccggcgtccctctatccgctagagcgccacctccagctgcagaacctcaagccaggacacagccagctgcgacatcaacaggacaaccagctaagtcagaggacaaagtgacatgctctcttattaagtgctagagtgatgatcaaaataccttactaattagagatagatgcaaaccctccctctttttattcttatatgtatatttatgtaaataaatattcttcattttaacttttgtatctatctttcattgctttgtctcgttgcgtgtctgctcccgattcatatgctgataggttggtgtgtgatagctttaaaaataatcatcccctagacataaaacgtgccaaacacacgtaacatttccccacctgtcacaccatggttatgaatttttgtggacagccatactttgacatgatcttccagagtccttctctgctaacagtgttgaatgcctttgttaagtcgacatatattgagaacaggtcagcattttgttcttggcatttttcctggagctgccttgctgcaaagatcatgtcaatggttccacgctcttttctgaagccgcactggctttctggtagtagaccatatTCTATGTGTTGCATAAGCCGATTTAGAAGGATGcgtgcaaggattttcccagcaatagagagaagagatattcctctgtggttgtcgcagatctggcggtttccttttcgcttgtataaatgaacaattttggcatctttaaagtcttgtggtattgactctttttcccacataattaagaagagcttatgaagtctttcaatcagggctaatccacctttttgtagacctctgcgggaatggagtcagctcctggggcttttccgcttgcgagctgttgaatggcaagatcggtttcctttagcgtaggtgggtcatccattttttcatttattggtacttgctgtagcctgtctatggccgcttcatttatgatggaaggtgtattgagaaccttttcgaagtgctctgcccagcgtttaaggatttcttccttatctgtcaataggattgtcccatcagcatttaatagaggggatgagcctgactttgtgggtccatagatttcatttatggcatggtagaagttcttcatatcgtgcttgtcagcaaattcctgtattttttccactttcttgctaagccaggtatcttgcatttggcgtagctgtttttgcacatttttgcggATGTTAGTGAATGCATCTTTAGTGGACTGGGAGTTTGGGTTGTTCAGACACAATTTGTGGAGCTTGTGCTTTTCGTCTAATAGTTTTCTGATCTCAATACTGTTTTCATCAAACCAGTCCTGATGCTTTCTCTCCATAGGACCGAGTATGTTTAATGCTGTGCTATAGATAGCTTCTTTGAAGCATTCCCAGCTTTTATCtacatttgattcagttagAACGGTGGACTTGAGGCAGTTCTCTATTGCATCTGCAAGCGACTTTTCATTTTTGTCATCTGCTAAGCTGGCCGTGTTTAGCCTTTTTAGGGGTTTTGATTTTTGCGGACGTCTCTTTGGTTGGAtacgaatgtttagttttgtgatgaTGAGGCGGTGGTCTGTTCCACACTCTGCACCACAGCAAGATTTGGTGACACGAATGTCCTGACGGTCAGATTGTCTGGTGATGACGTAATCTATGAGGTGCCAGTGTCTTGAGCGGGGATGCATCCAGGAAGTTCGCTTTCTCATTGGAAGACTGAATATTGTGTTCGATATGAGCAGATTGTGTTCAGCACAGGCCTGGAGTAGTAATAATCCGTCGCTGTTGCATTGACCTATCCCAAATTTGCCTAAGACACCTTTCCAGATGTGATGGTCAGAGCCGACTCTTGCGTTGAAGTCACCGAGAATGAGTAGCTTTTCTGTTTTTGGAATATTAAGCAAGGTGGAGTTTAGTTCTTcgtaaaactttgctatgacATCATCTGGGTTGGTCATGGTGGGTGCGTAACAGCTAACAATGGAAACATGTTTCTTTCCGTTTTGTAAAGGCAGCTTTAGGGTCATGAGCCTATCACTAATTCCTTTGGGAGGCCCGACTAGTTTAGATACTATTGATGTTTTTATGGCAAAGCCGACTCCAGATTCACGTCGTACTTCAGTGCTTCTACCGCTCCAGAAGAAAGTATATCCAGCTCCTCTTTCGCAGAGTTCACCTTCATCTGCAAGCCGAGTCTCACTTAGTGCTGCTATGTCTATGTTGTATCTGTGGAGCTCCCTGGCTACTAGTGCAGTTCGTCTTTGTGGTCTATCAGATGTGTCGTTGTCAAGTAGTGTGCGCACATTCCATGCGCCTATGGTAAGAGGAACTATCCTcgtctttttctttgaatttcgACCGCTTGAGTAGGGTTCCCGCCAACTGCGGTAGGCTGGCTAGGGTAGTTTTGAGCAGgcaatttttggggcaccttttctaGCCCTGTCCTCATGCTATGGAGGTGAGCAGTGCACTCCTAAATAGGGCTGCTCAGCCACTCAGGGGGCTGCCGGACTCCACTGCTGCTCTGTGTCAGTGGTGAACGGCCATATGGCCTGAGCCGCCTGTGTGCAGGGTTGCAGCTACGGCTTCCAGTGTGCCCACACCTACCGCTTCACTGCTTGCCTGTCGCCACAGGACTTTGGTTTgttgtgtttgggggggggatgacaagtgacttgcgctggaatttggattaaagtgaggaggatttgcgcaacacgtcgacctcactctctcgccctaaaacccgtccttttccggaagcaagatttggtcaagacgtccggggacaagtttgggtgcagtggatgaccagagactttctatgtgtcttgtcctgctcttgagtactccacagcactgtgctggtacttgccattttgtccgattagtctagttttgtgacgttacgcacaggccgccaagtccagacttcacatgctaggtttgacaaaacctcagtgtactgagtgccatggacacgtcagataccctctacctggtttagccggccagtcaaagctgtttccggggtgtggccgctgcgcatgctacagcttctgggagccacaggtgagagttgggtaccgagtggggacaaagagtgagccaagctaccctcaaaaagagggtacgactgcctgtccactagaggtgctacccctcctagataccccatacacccctagataccccatacacccatggacgatatatatatatatacatgatctagattctagatgaatTAGCTTATATGATGTAGAATATAGGTGATCTAATTGAATCACATGATCTAGATGATCAATATcagtgttttaaaaatttttccttaacagaacacttcacacattctgagtatttagcggaacactttgttttttagagagattaattcaagtagtggcctactagttaattgttCCAATAGTTCGTAGAATACCTATTcaagcctcgcggaacacttaTATGACTCATTATGAATTACATGATACAGAATCTAGTTGATCTATACGAATTAcatggtctagaatctagatgatctataataatctataaGAATTAcatggtctagaatctagatgatctataataatctatatgaATTAcatggtctagaatctagatgatctataataatctataaGAATTAcatggtctagaatctagatgatctataataatctatatgaATTAcatggtctagaatctagatgatctataataatctatatgaATTAcatggtctagaatctagatgatctataataatctatatgaATTAcatggtctagaatctagatgatctataataatctatatgaATTAcatggtctagaatctagatgatctATATGAATTACGTGATGTATGTGTGCTACGTGATGTATGTGTGCTACGTGATGTATGTGTGCTACGTGATGTATGTGTGCTACGTGATCTATGTAAGCTACGTGATGTATGTGTGCTACGTGATGTATGTGTGATACGTGATGTATGTGTGCTACGTGATGTATGTGAACTACGTGATGTATGTGTGCTACGTGATGTATGTGTGCTACGTGATGTATGTGTGCTACGTGATGTATGTGTGATACGTGATCTATGTGTGATACGTGATCTATGTAAGCTACGTGATGTATGCGTGCTACGTGATCTATGTGAGCTACGTGATCTATGTGAGCTACGTGATCTATGTAAGCTACGTGATGTACATGTGCTACCTGATCTAGGCTGATGTGTTGAACCTACTCACTTACCCCTGAAAATTAAAGTCCACCACGTTGCTATCATTCCTCAGTAAAGTCCACGAGGATTCTAAAATTAACGTTTGCTGGTACCAAGTGTCCCTGGTGCTGGAAGATCCGTTGAAGATCATGTACACAACCTCAGAACCGTTGGAAAATAAAGAGACTTTCACctaagtaaaagaaaataaaaaactttttcaaattTTTGTATTACTGCTTGAATTTGTTTCTTTAAGTTTCTTCTGAAATAAAGATTCCATTTTTTTATCGACGACTTAAATTTCTGAATTTTGTGAACCCAATTTATgcctaatcttatcttattaattacagGCATACCTTCAAAAACAGGAGATAATTATGTTATGTCATTAAAATGGCATAATCAGAAAGAAAATCTATTACCAGGACACGAGCCATTTTGTTGTGGATTCTAGATTTACTTGACGCTAATTTTTGTGAGTTACTTCTCTTGCAACGGATGGAACATCCGAGCAAAGCGCAtacaccactttttttttaaaactatatttaacAGAAGTCATCATTCTTAATGAACATTTGAAATAAACGAGTTTCCCGCCAATTTTAACATGGAGATGTAAGGTTCATAATTAGGGTACTGTAAAGGCGTAAGACACTGCCGTTAATCACTTCTATGATTGTAAatcaataacaagcaaaatacaggGAAAGCTTATTTAAGAGCaagaactacacatttacaacaatatatctcaatattgtaaggtttatttcccttttatttaTCAGACTAAATTAATGTATAACTTAATCACTTGGTtactctttatttatttatgttttgttacgGACAATAATTGTGttaggtttcaacttgattcaagaattggaagtgggagaaataacgtgtacagacagTATTTGTacttactagacagacagacagacggagtgagttgaaataagctttgtaaaaaaaatagaaataaatcaaTATTCATTCTTTCATTCAATATTCATTCTACAACAATGTAATACATAATGTTCTATTATGATatgcttttaaagaaaatatcgTCTTGTAATAGTTCTTCAAGTGTAAAAGACCACGCCTGCAACCTTGACCTTTACCTTCCtttatatttcataaaaaaaaaacaactaatttaaACCAGCAAGCTagtgaaatattaatttcttataaatttctttttttttcccccttcctTTTTGtgctaaagaaaacaaaattataaaaaactTATTGCAATATAGGAAACAAATAATTCTAGGACTAAGAACTAAGACATAAGACAATCAAAAAATGATGGAGGCGGGGAGTGCGTCATTAGACCTTGACACTGAATCATGAGACATAGTGGAAgaatacaacaaatataaaaatatggatTTCGTTTTCTATTATCAAGATAACAGATTCAACATATctatacaaatgtgaaaaatattGAGTAATAGAAATCAATTACATATCAATATGTATAACTGTAGCTGGATTCCATATGGCCAAGACAACTGTATTAAGTTTATACTTTTATATCGACTACCATTGTATGTGAATGGGTCTAATAGTTAATGAATATTCCGTAGGGTTAGATATTAtagaacagtggttctcaaccttttataaTCGGcgatccctttttttttacaatcccccactctgccacgacccccacccacacagcaatagaagaatagacaaatacaatccatatttttgatggtcttagacgacccctggcaaatcgtcaatcgacccccaagggggtcgtgacccacaggttgagaacccctgttataGAATATTTAGAGCACGACTGGATCATCTCAGCCACGTGGTATACTGAATTCCTTCTTACTCTCCGGGATGGAAGACCTTCGTCTTATCATTTCTAATGGCAGCTACAGGTAAAGCTTCAACTCACCTGGTTAATATTTGTCCAGTCATCTAGTACCGAGCCTCTAAAATGTCTACTACACCGCTCCATGTTGTCCATTCTATAGCATCCAATAGGAAAATCACTGGACAGTGGAAGGTCATCGTGGTAACCAATGGTTTCCCATAGAGTGTAGAAAGAAACATCAATTCCACTCTGCGCTCTGAAGACCAATGTCCAGTCTCCATACTGAactgttgtgaaaaaaaatcttttatgtaaataaacaaacataattcATCAGTCGAAAACTCAGAAtttcaaaattataaaaaaaatagctctaCACTCACTCGGTTCATCTCTGTACAACATATACCAATCCTCGTTCTTCGTCCATGTAATGCTGGAGTTATAGAACTTTTCTTTGAAAGTTGTACACGTTTGATACTTAATGCTATAGGTGGCGCTACTACATTCATAGGTACACAGCAGTGAACAAAACACTGAGCTCATGGCTACAGGaaaaataacaagaaatatataaaaatacttttaaaaaagaacaaagcttatattaaacgtaatagtattatttagtttggatTAGGGTTAGGTCATGaaattcaatttgtaatagatctagactaaaaataataaatctgtgcgattagaaatatttttaccaattgtttttgtttagcgcaatttcatgcttttacctTTCCCAATACGCTAAGATCCTATCAGTTCTTGATTATTGTGCAAACTGTGGCCTTTATTTATGCATAGAGCTATTTCTTTCATCTTCATAAATGACTGCTCATACTCTAACTAAACGATTGATTTATTGTTAGTAAAGATCTGTCTATAACCATTATAAACCTGTTtttaatgacatcattgaaataGTGGTtctaagtatatttttttattacttcgAATAAATCTAGAAATCAGGAGTGACCAACTTAGAGGGAATGCATATTTTTTCCTATGTaaccgattaaaaaaaaaagatccatttaTAAAACTCCCACGACCAAATGAGTTTAATAATACTGAATAAAAAATTTTCTGAATTATGAACTCGCATTAATGTCCCGTGTAGTAAGGAACATCCAATgttgagtgtttgtgtgtgcgagCGGGGGTGCGAATTGGGTCATGACCCTGGATTTCAAATCAGAAGGCATCACTACAAGCAAGCCGCACTATGCACCCCCCATCCAGTCACGCTCACATTCTTTTCTAATGAAGTGCCGCTAGGGGGCGCATTCTTTAATCCGAGATTTTCCACGATAAACAACGTTTTCAATGACGTTTTCAATTGACCTTCACTGTTGACAActgaacaaaagaaaatttCAACAATTTCTCAATTCGTGACAGTTGATCTTAGTATCGAATCTCCTTCataacaactagatctagttagttgcttagcctatatatttttaaattatttctaaataaacaaaagtgaAAGTCTAATGTCTCCTCTATATTCAATTGTCGTATGCTGCAAACAGAAAAAGGTAGAAAATAAAGTTGATGCTGCAGTGCTTCAAAGGGCACACAACTTATCCTATACCTTGTTATAAAAATACATCACTTATCAACTCTCTCCCTTTAGTTTGCACGCCGGAGACACCAAAAAgctggctatttatagtttttccgccatgtttgtttgtttgtaaaatgttttacatgtttcggatgttccttcagagttgaagatagtttacttcttagtccaaacctcccgcaggacgacgggggatgggagcgggcagggtttgaaccctcgaccgtcgataaatccgaacgacagtccagcgcgcaaaccgcacgaccaggcagtcatcgtGTTCGCCAGGTATGAAAATCTTCACTAACAccttgtagttgttgttttttaacaaacCGCTCTGTAGATAACAACTGTGTACGTATGGGAATATTGTTTCATGTTAACAAACTTCCTTATCTAAATGAAATACTGTACTCACGTGATGATGTCACGTGACTCAGGGGCGTTGTTCCGGTCATCTTGTATCCACGTGCTAATTTGAAGAATGTGCTTGTGACGCTTGAGGTGAAGGTGAAAGTCAGGCACGTGAACAGAACGCACATAAATACAGAATCTAACTTGCTCATTATTTTTGGGAAGCAGTTTTTCTAATTGTTATTTCAAAGTGAAATCAATGTAGCTACATTTGAAGAAACCCGATTCTgtttattatgaaataaaagGATTCCTTTTGTGTAGTTCTACAGACGTCCACGGGTTTGAAAGTGTCGACTTGTCTCCATGTCCAGGTTCTCAACAGTCAGGATCATAATTG
This genomic stretch from Biomphalaria glabrata chromosome 4, xgBioGlab47.1, whole genome shotgun sequence harbors:
- the LOC106052111 gene encoding uncharacterized protein LOC106052111, producing MSKLDSVFMCVLFTCLTFTFTSSVTSTFFKLARGYKMTGTTPLSHVTSSPMSSVFCSLLCTYECSSATYSIKYQTCTTFKEKFYNSSITWTKNEDWYMLYRDEPIQYGDWTLVFRAQSGIDVSFYTLWETIGYHDDLPLSSDFPIGCYRMDNMERCSRHFRGSVLDDWTNINQVKVSLFSNGSEVVYMIFNGSSSTRDTWYQQTLILESSWTLLRNDSNVVDFNFQGFLWSGNNRRMVICGQYSGCGGDSTYYMALDSTYDACLDTWSLAIPNFPVFLYSPWNRLVTLSSQPTEYKMADVMAIFVKKQTV